The proteins below are encoded in one region of Drosophila santomea strain STO CAGO 1482 chromosome 2R, Prin_Dsan_1.1, whole genome shotgun sequence:
- the LOC120445496 gene encoding centrosomal protein of 104 kDa isoform X1 has product MARKIPFNVVFASDEDINFPASELNNHGPTVHGWRSAPNGSLTSHDIILRFQHPAKIYRIQLLAHQYLIPEKVELWLHYSPKSLPSTPSSQYFDFLGFVALADNANTNYKSRELQSVTVCPRRGTHLKLRLIGVQGNDYNDTGQISLLAVNVLGEDLEVGPNNGNGEEHLANEAPPLDTATGELALASICDDLLFSMYVEESIVQTIRELEQRKVLAVNSERFEYARKLKLCMTALRTAGERLGRYALAKRQAVQQEDFSTARLRKEQIEMYRAAVLRQLQVQQLLEPQGVALSSNDQSCEIYAGGKPSLPSAPSLQDVAQALAEATFSPKSMTSLSLEDKSSTDGSQPGNDNMVTAPGPAAAPAPAPTALQATPTLGGWRKSHDELPQSPRLPSRHSSPMSSRQGSLRRRNKSVPRNSYEDYEERAIPTLRHSNTNEFLRECQGNALLEADPNRGRSRLNDRERRQAALPILVFGNELVEQFYSRQFQDREDGLMRLRNFLKEHDLVDSSSNEHAASPNKVARSAALLLHRAVRDAVYSVFSQATETVRMLFLEYVPGRVSPNEVARCVDRLLPELLAKSGDPSARLHTLAQHTILSIAACPEVAEQHLVAPALSRSVGSGTHQRLAMSRLQMLEQLVHTQGISTDKHSGLTCRALSECGCSGIHHPAEPVRKVAERILLLVYKVNPRLVRKQLPPDDDITRRNLLYRQLFTEFDKLDLDRKQELLLEASKYGGGHSSGDAATPPADKASTSSDASRLMNSRSGHSLGPMASSSNGYASCNGKQQYNEQLKRSMLSVTNSRKGSASNSESTEDNTPKIRCPFCDWSCAGSDATQLDRHYWKACPFLTKCPQCSQVLEVAALNYHLTTECDAKESYVICVRCTESVHKQLYELHQMEDYCRELKTGAARCPLCHDDVHLPQDGGWKLHLLSAGGCPGNIRKRNLKKSN; this is encoded by the exons ATGGCCAGAAAAATTCCTTTTAATGTGGTATTCGCCTcag ACGAGGATATTAACTTTCCGGCCAGCGAACTAAATAATCACGGCCCCACAGTTCACGGATGGCGAAGTGCTCCGAACGGCAGCCTCACCTCACATGACATCATCCTCCGATTCCAGCATCCGGCCAAAATCTATCGCATCCAGCTCCTGGCACACCAGTATCTTATAC CTGAAAAAGTGGAACTGTGGCTGCATTACTCGCCTAAATCCCTGCCCAGCACTCCATCCTCGCAGTACTTCGACTTTCTGGGTTTTGTTGCCTTAGCGGATAATGCGAACACCAACTACAAGTCCCGGGAGCTGCAGAGCGTCACCGTGTGTCCACGTAGAGGCACTCATCTCAAGCTGCGTCTGATTGGCGTCCAAGGAAACGACTACAATGACACAGGCCAGATTTCCCTACTAGCGGTAAACGTCCTTGGCGAGGATCTAGAGGTAGGGCCGAATAATGGCAACGGAGAGGAGCACTTGGCCAACGAGGCCCCGCCGTTGGACACGGCCACCGGAGAATTGGCGCTGGCCTCCATATGTGATGACCTGCTCTTCTCCATGTACGTGGAGGAGTCAATAGTGCAGACCATCCGAGAGTTGGAGCAGCGGAAGGTTTTGGCCGTAAACTCCGAAAGGTTCGAGTATGCTCGAAAACTAAAGCTATGCATGACAGCTTTAAGGACTGCCGGAGAACGTTTGGGACGCTATGCCCTGGCCAAGAGGCAGGCTGTTCAGCAGGAAGACTTTAGCACGGCCAGGCTACGCAAGGAGCAGATCGAAATGTACCGGGCGGCAGTACTTCGACAATTGCAAGTGCAGCAGCTTCTGGAACCGCAGGGCGTTGCATTAAGCTCCAATGACCAAAGCTGTGAGATCTATGCGGGTGGGAAGCCCAGTCTGCCGTCGGCTCCCAGCCTGCAGGATGTGGCACAGGCACTCGCCGAGGCCACTTTCAGTCCCAAGAGCATGACGAGTCTCAGCTTAGAGGACAAGTCCTCGACTGACGGCTCCCAGCCCGGTAACGATAATATGGTGACAGCTCCTGGGCCTGCTGCTGCACCCGCTCCTGCGCCCACCGCATTGCAGGCCACTCCCACGCTGGGGGGCTGGCGCAAGTCCCACGACGAGCTACCGCAGTCGCCACGTCTACCCTCGAGGCACAGCTCACCCATGTCAAGCCGACAGGGATCGCTGCGCAGGCGCAACAAAAGCGTGCCACGCAACTCCTATGAAGATTACGAAGAGCGGGCCATTCCCACGCTGCGACA TTCAAATACTAATGAATTTTTAAGGGAGTGCCAAGGAAACGCGCTGCTAGAGGCGGATCCGAACCGGGGACGTTCGCGACTGAACGACCGCGAGCGTCGCCAGGCAGCGCTACCCATCCTGGTCTTTGGGAATGAGCTG GTGGAGCAGTTCTACTCGCGTCAGTTTCAGGACCGGGAGGATGGCTTGATGCGTCTGCGTAACTTCCTAAAGGAGCACGACCTGGTGGATTCATCGAGCAACGAGCACGCTGCCAGTCCCAACAAAGTGGCCCGCAGcgctgctctgctgctgcaCCGCGCTGTAAGGGACGCCGTTTACTCGGTGTTTAGCCAGGCCACGGAGACGGTGCGCATGCTGTTCCTAGAGTACGTGCCCGGTCGAGTTTCCCCCAACGAGGTGGCCCGCTGCGTCGATCGCCTGCTGCCCGAATTGTTGGCCAAGTCTGGTGATCCATCTGCACGCCTGCACACTCTGGCCCAGCACACGATCCTCAGCATCGCCGCCTGTCCAGAGGTTGCGGAGCAGCACCTGGTTGCCCCGGCTCTATCACGAAGCGTTGGATCCGGAACCCACCAGCGGCTGGCAATGAGTCGGCTGCAGATGCTGGAACAGCTAGTGCACACTCAGGGCATCAGCACGGACAAGCATAGTGGTCTCACGTGCAGAGCATTGTCTGAGTGTGGCTGCTCCGGCATCCATCATCCCGCGGAGCCTGTGCGAAAGGTGGCCGAGCGCATCCTGCTGCTTGTCTACAAGGTGAATCCCCGACTAGTGCGCAAGCAATTGCCTCCGGATGACGACATCACGCGTCGCAACCTCTTGTACCGCCAACTCTTTACCGAATTCGACAAGTTGGATCTCGATCGCAAGCAGGAGCTACTGCTGGAGGCAAGCAAGTATGGGGGAGGTCACAGCTCGGGTGATGCGGCCACCCCGCCGGCGGACAAGGCGTCCACCAGCTCAGACGCCTCTCGACTGATGAATAGTCGAAGTGGTCATAGCCTGGGCCCAATGGCCAGCTCCAGTAACGGATATGCAAGCTGCAATGGAAAGCAGCAGTACAACGAGCAACTCAAGCGCTCAATGCTTTCCGTCACCAACTCGCGCAAGGGATCCGCTTCCAACTCGGAGTCCACAGAAGACAACACACCCAAAAT aCGTTGCCCCTTTTGCGACTGGTCTTGTGCTGGCAGTGACGCTACTCAGTTGGACCGACACTACTGGAAGGCCTGTCCTTTCCTCACCAAGTGCCCGCAGTGCAGTCAAGTGCTGGAGGTAGCTGCTCTAAACTACCACCTGACAA CGGAATGCGATGCCAAGGAAAGCTACGTGATTTGTGTCCGTTGTACTGAATCGGTGCACAAACAGCTATATGAACTGCATCAGATGGAGGACTATTGTCGGG AACTGAAAACGGGTGCTGCTCGATGTCCCCTCTGTCATGACGATGTTCACCTACCCCAAGACGGCGGCTGGAAATTGCATCTCCTGAGCGCCGGCGGCTGTCCCGGAAATATACGCAAGAGGAATCTCAAGAAGTCAAATTAA
- the LOC120445497 gene encoding uncharacterized protein LOC120445497: MPEGYTKATAWLQIHSLLNSINHMLIFLVAIFFFVLARSLEFKDTAMHMFMTGVGFHVLIAQAMMSHSKVNPLTRWLSHRNKSRFHAILQIVGGSMVLLGSLGKFSSKEVHFNTWHGRVGGTASFFCAASIVGGFVNYFQPKFALKVMPSSELRFRHNLFGLVTFSLGMGAIYLGYYSKFFSKYVDTDFIPGMMLITAIVYGLTIIAPVSSLVTKLKYRFKRKAEQAQ, encoded by the exons ATGCCGGAAGGTTACACGAAAGCCACTGCCTGGCTGCAAATTCACAGCCTGCTGAACAGCATCAACCACATGCTCATCTTCCTGGTGGCCATCTTCTTTTTCGTCCTGGCGCGCAGTCTGGAATTCAAGGACACCGCCATGCATATGTTTATGACTGGAGTTGGA TTCCACGTCCTTATCGCCCAGGCCATGATGTCACATTCGAAAGTGAATCCGCTCACCCGTTGGCTGTCGCACCGAAACAAGTCGCGCTTCCACGCCATCCTGCAGATTGTGGGTGGTTCTATGGTTCTGTTGGGCTCATTGGGCAAATTTTCCAGCAAGGAGGTTCACTTTAACACCTGGCACGGTCGAGTTG GAGGAACTGCTTCTTTTTTCTGCGCGGCCAGCATTGTGGGCGGTTTTGTTAACTACTTCCAACCGAAGTTCGCCCTTAAAGTGATGCCCTCATCGGAGCTTCGTTTCCGCCATAATCTATTTGGCTTAGTCACCTTCAGCCTGGGAATGGGCGCTATTTACCTGGGCTACTACTCAAAATTCTTCTCCAAGTATGTGGACACGGATTTCATTCCCGGCATGATGCTGATAACCGCCATCGTTTATGGACTCACCATCATTGCGCCGGTGTCATCGCTCGTAACTAAACTTAAGTATCGGTTCAAGAGAAAGGCCGAGCAGGCCCAATAA
- the LOC120445914 gene encoding ethanolaminephosphotransferase 1, giving the protein MRQLVRRLMDHRYLTQEQINGFDNYKYSAIDTSPLSQYVMHPFWDWLVKFFPRWFAPNLMTFLGFLFSAMNLVLLSYYDWNFEASSGEEGTTPIPSWVWLCTAINIFLAYTLDGIDGKQARRIGLSGPLGELFDHGLDSYTAMLIPTCLYSIFGRSRVYSVRPMRMYYVCLTVYFNFFISHWEKYNTGILYLPWGYDLSMWGSTAMYLVTWWLGYERWKFELPLGSYGTLPLGNVMEAVLHVSAMANLPLVIINVYNSYAHRTGRLLSFWEAVRPMWPFITYFVILLAWPYVSPNDIMEKDPRAIFMLSGTIFSNVSCRLIVSQMSVTRCEAWHWQTPMFVISFLTSLWIPLLERPLLYLLLIVTTLSHWQYGASVVNQMCEHFNRVCFTVHKRVPQEELFKKKALLAEKINQAEKPQTEEPLKKEE; this is encoded by the exons ATGAGACAACTAGTCAGACGATTAATGGACCACCGGTATCTGACGCAGGAGCAGATCAATGGGTTCGACAACTACAAG TACAGTGCCATTGATACCTCACCGCTGAGTCAGTATGTGATGCATCCTTTTTGGGATTGGCTAGTTAAG TTCTTTCCGCGCTGGTTTGCGCCCAACCTGATGACCTTTCTGGGCTTCCTGTTCAGCGCCATGAACCTCGTGCTGCTCTCCTACTATGACTGGAACTTTGAAGCCAGTTCCGGCGAGGAGGGCACCACCCCCATTCCGTCGTGGGTCTGGCTCTGCACGGCCATCAATATCTTTTTAGCTTACACGCTGGACGGGATTGATGGCAAACAAGCCCGTCGCATTGGATTATCTGGTCCGTTGGGAGAGCTCTTCGATCACGGGTTGGATTCATATACCGCCATGTTGATCCCGACGTGCTTGTACAGCATTTTTGGACGCAGCCGCGTGTATTCGGTGCGACCCATGAGGATGTACTACGTGTGCCTAACGGTCTACTTCAACTTCTTCATTTCGCACTGGGAGAAGTATAACACGGGCATCCTCTATTTGCCCTGGGGCTATGACCTCAGCATGTGGGGCAGCACCGCCATGTACTTAGTCACCTGGTGGTTGGGTTACGAACGCTGGAAGTTTGAACTACCGCTGGGATCCTACGGAACCCTGCCATTGGGCAATGTCATGGAGGCAGTGCTGCATGTCAGTGCTATGGCGAATCTTCCACTAGTCATTATTAACGTCTACAA CTCCTATGCGCATCGCACAGGTCGCCTGCTATCTTTTTGGGAGGCCGTTCGTCCCATGTGGCCCTTCATCACCTACTTTGTCATTCTGCTCGCCTGGCCATATGTATCGCCGAACGACATCATGGAAAAGGATCCACGCGCTATTTTCATGCTTAGCGGCACAATCTTTTCCAACGTCAGC TGTCGTTTGATTGTCTCCCAGATGTCCGTGACAAGATGTGAGGCGTGGCATTGGCAGACGCCAATGTTTGTCATATCCTTCTTGACCAGCCTGTGGATTCCGCTGCTGGAAAGGCCCTTGCTGTATCTGCTTCTGATTGTGACCACATTGAGTCACTGGCAGTACGGAGCCAGCGTGGTAAACCAGATGTGCGAGCATTTTAACCGGGTCTGCTTCACGGTCCACAAGCGAGTGCCGCAAGAAGAGCTTTTTAAGAAGAAGGCTCTGCTGGCAGAGAAAATCAATCAGGCCGAAAAACCACAAACGGAGGAGCCATTGAAGAAAGAGGAATAA
- the LOC120445915 gene encoding uncharacterized protein LOC120445915: protein MPPFCCGGRRCAKDLVEENLNEGGRESLRETIYTTTAEYERPLSLKFYARHDWPYFNCTSQEVRRIREKLDPVSLQNARKIASLDKGVDEKYEMKHNTPQPMTVNQMYGWYSDRAHRYLKRDRGTFVFPHENDPMIEQILRNKIKRS, encoded by the coding sequence ATGCCACCCTTTTGTTGCGGGGGCCGCCGCTGTGCCAAGGATTTGGTGGAGGAAAATCTGAACGAAGGTGGTCGCGAATCGCTGAGGGAGACTATATACACCACGACCGCTGAGTATGAACGTCCTTTGTCCCTGAAGTTTTATGCCCGCCACGACTGGCCCTATTTTAATTGCACCAGCCAAGAAGTGCGGCGCATACGGGAGAAACTAGACCCAGTGTCCCTGCAGAACGCCCGGAAAATTGCCAGCCTGGACAAGGGCGTGGACGAGAAGTATGAGATGAAGCACAACACGCCGCAGCCCATGACTGTCAATCAGATGTACGGATGGTACTCGGATAGAGCCCACCGCTATCTGAAACGAGACCGCGGCACTTTCGTCTTTCCCCACGAGAACGATCCAATGATCGAGCAAATTTTAAGGAACAAAATTAAACGCTCTTAA
- the LOC120445230 gene encoding dolichol-phosphate mannosyltransferase subunit 1 produces MPTNGHKYSILLPTYNEKDNLPIIIWLIVKYMKASGLEYEVIVIDDGSPDGTLDVAKDLQKIYGEDRVVLRPRGSKLGLGTAYIHGIKHATGDFIVIIDADLSHHPKFIPEFIKLQQEGNYDIVSGTRYAGNGGVFGWDFKRKLISRGANFLSQVLLRPNASDLTGSFRLYKKDVLEKCIASCVSKGYVFQMEMLVRARQHGYTIAEVPITFVDRIYGTSKLGGTEIVQFAKNLLYLFATT; encoded by the exons ATGCCAACAAATGGCCATAAATACAGCATTTTGCTGCCCACATACAATGAAAAGGATAATTTGCCTATTATAATATGGCTTATTGTGAAATACATGAAGGCAAG CGGCTTGGAATACGAGGTGATTGTGATTGATGATGGTAGCCCGGATGGAACACTGGACGTGGCCAAGGACTTGCAAAAGATATATGGCGAGGACAGAGTTGTGCTGAGACCACGTGGTTCTAAATTGGGACTTGGGACTGCCTACATACATGGCATCAAACATGCCACCGGCGACTTTATAGTTATCATTGATGCGGATTTGAGTCATCAT CCCAAATTCATCCCAGAGTTTATCAAGCTGCAACAGGAGGGAAACTATGACATTGTATCCGGTACTCGGTATGCCGGAAATGGAGGCGTCTTTGGCTGGGACTTCAAGCGCAAGCTCATCTCGCGCGGTGCCAACTTTCTGTCCCAGGTGCTCCTACGTCCGAATGCCAGTGATTTGACCGGCTCCTTTAGGCTTTACAAGAAGGATGTCCTGGAGAAATGCATTGCCAGCTGCGTGTCCAAGGGCTACGTGTTCCAAATGGAGATGCTAGTTCGGGCTAGACAGCACGGCTACACTATCGCTGAGGTGCCTATAACTTTTGTGGATCGTATTTATGGCACCTCCAAGCTTGGCGGGACCGAGATTGTTCAGTTTGCCAAGAACCTCTTGTATCTGTTTGCGACCACATAA
- the LOC120445827 gene encoding uncharacterized protein LOC120445827 has protein sequence MCKFTNRLFVFGLLLVGLGRILAQPVGGKIRTANSRNVVSDLLEVLYDDYSENGFQREDILYDQRQKGAENYQFKVDGVVIGLAPQLSSSLLYSMAESYLSDMMLRQSTPDPESTQMYERDPEADTDSGPTEGVTKIPELAQIDLESRQHQIVASQSASRSPTQLLQLLKMLKSSKA, from the exons ATGTGCAAGTTCACCAACCGGCTGTTTGTCTTCGGCCTGCTGCTTGTGGGACTTGGAAGAATTCTGGCCCAACCCGTTGGCGGAAAGATTAGGACGGCAAATTCGAGGAACGTGGTCAGCGACTTGCTGGAGGTCTTGTACGACGACTATTCTGAGAATGGTTTCCAGCGCGAGGACATTCTGTACGACCAACGGCAAAAAGGAGCGGAGAACTATCAGTTCAAAGTGGATGGGGTCGTCATCGGATTGGCGCCTCAACTGAGTTCCAGCTTGCTCTACTCAATGGCGGAGTCCTATTTGA GTGACATGATGTTGCGCCAATCGACCCCAGATCCAGAGTCAACTCAAATGTACGAAAGGGATCCTGAGGCCGATACAGATTCTGGACCCACAGAGGGCGTTACTAAGATTCCTGAGTTAGCCCAAATTGATTTGGAGAGCAGACAACATCAAATTGTAGCTTCACAATCTGCCAGCCG ATCTCCAACTCAACTGCTCCAATTACTTAAGATGCTCAAAAGTTCAAAGGCCTAA
- the LOC120446646 gene encoding uncharacterized protein LOC120446646, producing the protein MAWKTFTLLPLLLAAGLANPLSSTTEPSTSPAPTPVVPQIIKEEHFPAMAPAQAMESSGSSGQPILLQPPLESPSAEEDALRRRTVTYDQRQEGQYNIRADLENFMILLIPPGPQEGISLLELLGRGNTKGSGPSKRKHPAMGNSLKSFYQKSLLQKMQQQRNHHQSSPAAPLPEFIEGRTPYHVDISASDPEQAQRLQRQQVDVLPPQQIPMPQLIKPFHLEAESELIQALPPVSASSSAGSNLLESFNHPGSQYFRSSRSLRGDSYLDTNRLTGGDFASPRSISAPIYRSDLGRGANGLYPPIDAPTYFSDQSRSWQLDEEPTRAQAVEPEIVSFDLLADDDLAESRTLLRDGLARCARGERRDSYGACRQIEGY; encoded by the coding sequence ATGGCCTGGAAGACTTTCACGCTTCTACCCCTGCTTTTGGCAGCAGGTCTAGCCAATCCCTTGAGCTCCACAACGGAGCCATCTACCTCACCAGCTCCTACTCCTGTCGTGCCTCAGATCATCAAGGAGGAGCACTTCCCGGCCATGGCTCCGGCCCAGGCTATGGAGTCCAGCGGATCCAGTGGCCAACCCATTTTACTGCAGCCTCCTCTAGAATCGCCCAGCGCAGAGGAGGATGCACTGCGTCGCCGCACAGTCACGTACGATCAGCGCCAGGAGGGGCAGTACAACATTCGCGCTGATCTGGAGAATTTCATGATCCTCCTGATCCCACCTGGACCGCAGGAGGGCATCAGCCTGTTGGAACTGCTGGGACGCGGAAACACCAAGGGCAGTGGACCGTCCAAGCGCAAACATCCCGCGATGGGCAACTCGCTAAAGTCGTTTTATCAGAAGAGTCTGCTTCAGaagatgcagcagcaacggAATCATCACCAATCCTCGCCAGCGGCACCTCTGCCGGAGTTCATTGAGGGTCGGACCCCTTATCACGTGGACATTTCAGCCAGCGATCCAGAGCAGGCTCAACGCCTGCAGCGCCAGCAGGTGGACGTACTGCCTCCTCAACAGATACCCATGCCGCAGCTGATTAAGCCATTTCACTTAGAGGCGGAATCGGAATTGATTCAAGCTCTGCCCCCCGTTTCTGCCAGCAGCAGTGCCGGATCGAATCTCCTCGAGAGCTTTAATCATCCCGGATCGCAGTACTTCCGCAGCTCCCGCTCCCTGAGAGGCGATAGTTATTTGGATACCAATCGTCTGACTGGCGGTGACTTTGCCAGTCCGCGCTCTATTAGTGCCCCAATTTACCGCAGTGATCTTGGCAGAGGAGCCAATGGCCTTTACCCCCCGATCGACGCCCCTACCTATTTCTCGGACCAATCTCGCTCCTGGCAACTGGACGAGGAGCCCACTCGGGCACAAGCGGTGGAACCGGAGATCGTAAGCTTTGACCTGTTGGCCGACGACGATCTGGCCGAATCCCGAACCCTCCTCCGGGACGGACTGGCGCGTTGCGCCCGCGGAGAACGGCGTGATAGCTACGGAGCCTGTCGCCAGATCGAGGGCTATTGA
- the LOC120445496 gene encoding centrosomal protein of 104 kDa isoform X2 yields MARKIPFNVVFASDEDINFPASELNNHGPTVHGWRSAPNGSLTSHDIILRFQHPAKIYRIQLLAHQYLIPEKVELWLHYSPKSLPSTPSSQYFDFLGFVALADNANTNYKSRELQSVTVCPRRGTHLKLRLIGVQGNDYNDTGQISLLAVNVLGEDLEVGPNNGNGEEHLANEAPPLDTATGELALASICDDLLFSMYVEESIVQTIRELEQRKVLAVNSERFEYARKLKLCMTALRTAGERLGRYALAKRQAVQQEDFSTARLRKEQIEMYRAAVLRQLQVQQLLEPQGVALSSNDQSCEIYAGGKPSLPSAPSLQDVAQALAEATFSPKSMTSLSLEDKSSTDGSQPGNDNMVTAPGPAAAPAPAPTALQATPTLGGWRKSHDELPQSPRLPSRHSSPMSSRQGSLRRRNKSVPRNSYEDYEERAIPTLRQECQGNALLEADPNRGRSRLNDRERRQAALPILVFGNELVEQFYSRQFQDREDGLMRLRNFLKEHDLVDSSSNEHAASPNKVARSAALLLHRAVRDAVYSVFSQATETVRMLFLEYVPGRVSPNEVARCVDRLLPELLAKSGDPSARLHTLAQHTILSIAACPEVAEQHLVAPALSRSVGSGTHQRLAMSRLQMLEQLVHTQGISTDKHSGLTCRALSECGCSGIHHPAEPVRKVAERILLLVYKVNPRLVRKQLPPDDDITRRNLLYRQLFTEFDKLDLDRKQELLLEASKYGGGHSSGDAATPPADKASTSSDASRLMNSRSGHSLGPMASSSNGYASCNGKQQYNEQLKRSMLSVTNSRKGSASNSESTEDNTPKIRCPFCDWSCAGSDATQLDRHYWKACPFLTKCPQCSQVLEVAALNYHLTTECDAKESYVICVRCTESVHKQLYELHQMEDYCRELKTGAARCPLCHDDVHLPQDGGWKLHLLSAGGCPGNIRKRNLKKSN; encoded by the exons ATGGCCAGAAAAATTCCTTTTAATGTGGTATTCGCCTcag ACGAGGATATTAACTTTCCGGCCAGCGAACTAAATAATCACGGCCCCACAGTTCACGGATGGCGAAGTGCTCCGAACGGCAGCCTCACCTCACATGACATCATCCTCCGATTCCAGCATCCGGCCAAAATCTATCGCATCCAGCTCCTGGCACACCAGTATCTTATAC CTGAAAAAGTGGAACTGTGGCTGCATTACTCGCCTAAATCCCTGCCCAGCACTCCATCCTCGCAGTACTTCGACTTTCTGGGTTTTGTTGCCTTAGCGGATAATGCGAACACCAACTACAAGTCCCGGGAGCTGCAGAGCGTCACCGTGTGTCCACGTAGAGGCACTCATCTCAAGCTGCGTCTGATTGGCGTCCAAGGAAACGACTACAATGACACAGGCCAGATTTCCCTACTAGCGGTAAACGTCCTTGGCGAGGATCTAGAGGTAGGGCCGAATAATGGCAACGGAGAGGAGCACTTGGCCAACGAGGCCCCGCCGTTGGACACGGCCACCGGAGAATTGGCGCTGGCCTCCATATGTGATGACCTGCTCTTCTCCATGTACGTGGAGGAGTCAATAGTGCAGACCATCCGAGAGTTGGAGCAGCGGAAGGTTTTGGCCGTAAACTCCGAAAGGTTCGAGTATGCTCGAAAACTAAAGCTATGCATGACAGCTTTAAGGACTGCCGGAGAACGTTTGGGACGCTATGCCCTGGCCAAGAGGCAGGCTGTTCAGCAGGAAGACTTTAGCACGGCCAGGCTACGCAAGGAGCAGATCGAAATGTACCGGGCGGCAGTACTTCGACAATTGCAAGTGCAGCAGCTTCTGGAACCGCAGGGCGTTGCATTAAGCTCCAATGACCAAAGCTGTGAGATCTATGCGGGTGGGAAGCCCAGTCTGCCGTCGGCTCCCAGCCTGCAGGATGTGGCACAGGCACTCGCCGAGGCCACTTTCAGTCCCAAGAGCATGACGAGTCTCAGCTTAGAGGACAAGTCCTCGACTGACGGCTCCCAGCCCGGTAACGATAATATGGTGACAGCTCCTGGGCCTGCTGCTGCACCCGCTCCTGCGCCCACCGCATTGCAGGCCACTCCCACGCTGGGGGGCTGGCGCAAGTCCCACGACGAGCTACCGCAGTCGCCACGTCTACCCTCGAGGCACAGCTCACCCATGTCAAGCCGACAGGGATCGCTGCGCAGGCGCAACAAAAGCGTGCCACGCAACTCCTATGAAGATTACGAAGAGCGGGCCATTCCCACGCTGCGACA GGAGTGCCAAGGAAACGCGCTGCTAGAGGCGGATCCGAACCGGGGACGTTCGCGACTGAACGACCGCGAGCGTCGCCAGGCAGCGCTACCCATCCTGGTCTTTGGGAATGAGCTG GTGGAGCAGTTCTACTCGCGTCAGTTTCAGGACCGGGAGGATGGCTTGATGCGTCTGCGTAACTTCCTAAAGGAGCACGACCTGGTGGATTCATCGAGCAACGAGCACGCTGCCAGTCCCAACAAAGTGGCCCGCAGcgctgctctgctgctgcaCCGCGCTGTAAGGGACGCCGTTTACTCGGTGTTTAGCCAGGCCACGGAGACGGTGCGCATGCTGTTCCTAGAGTACGTGCCCGGTCGAGTTTCCCCCAACGAGGTGGCCCGCTGCGTCGATCGCCTGCTGCCCGAATTGTTGGCCAAGTCTGGTGATCCATCTGCACGCCTGCACACTCTGGCCCAGCACACGATCCTCAGCATCGCCGCCTGTCCAGAGGTTGCGGAGCAGCACCTGGTTGCCCCGGCTCTATCACGAAGCGTTGGATCCGGAACCCACCAGCGGCTGGCAATGAGTCGGCTGCAGATGCTGGAACAGCTAGTGCACACTCAGGGCATCAGCACGGACAAGCATAGTGGTCTCACGTGCAGAGCATTGTCTGAGTGTGGCTGCTCCGGCATCCATCATCCCGCGGAGCCTGTGCGAAAGGTGGCCGAGCGCATCCTGCTGCTTGTCTACAAGGTGAATCCCCGACTAGTGCGCAAGCAATTGCCTCCGGATGACGACATCACGCGTCGCAACCTCTTGTACCGCCAACTCTTTACCGAATTCGACAAGTTGGATCTCGATCGCAAGCAGGAGCTACTGCTGGAGGCAAGCAAGTATGGGGGAGGTCACAGCTCGGGTGATGCGGCCACCCCGCCGGCGGACAAGGCGTCCACCAGCTCAGACGCCTCTCGACTGATGAATAGTCGAAGTGGTCATAGCCTGGGCCCAATGGCCAGCTCCAGTAACGGATATGCAAGCTGCAATGGAAAGCAGCAGTACAACGAGCAACTCAAGCGCTCAATGCTTTCCGTCACCAACTCGCGCAAGGGATCCGCTTCCAACTCGGAGTCCACAGAAGACAACACACCCAAAAT aCGTTGCCCCTTTTGCGACTGGTCTTGTGCTGGCAGTGACGCTACTCAGTTGGACCGACACTACTGGAAGGCCTGTCCTTTCCTCACCAAGTGCCCGCAGTGCAGTCAAGTGCTGGAGGTAGCTGCTCTAAACTACCACCTGACAA CGGAATGCGATGCCAAGGAAAGCTACGTGATTTGTGTCCGTTGTACTGAATCGGTGCACAAACAGCTATATGAACTGCATCAGATGGAGGACTATTGTCGGG AACTGAAAACGGGTGCTGCTCGATGTCCCCTCTGTCATGACGATGTTCACCTACCCCAAGACGGCGGCTGGAAATTGCATCTCCTGAGCGCCGGCGGCTGTCCCGGAAATATACGCAAGAGGAATCTCAAGAAGTCAAATTAA